The Neodiprion lecontei isolate iyNeoLeco1 chromosome 2, iyNeoLeco1.1, whole genome shotgun sequence genome segment ATATTCAATAATGAAAACattgtttgataataataatagtaataataataataataataataataataatgatattaatagtaatgacgataaaaattcatagTCATAACATTAATAAGAAATGATAGTAACAATGATAAAGATTTGTGCGATATATTTTGGAAAGCTTGAGAATTGGGGACAGCAAGACTTCagataaatgttttttttttttttttcttcgcaacaTCAATAAGGTGGAGGTAAGTACATAATGTCACACACGATCGTAGAAATAAGATCtattattatgtaaaaaaacTCCCTTTCGAATTATCATAGTCCTCCTCTGTACACGGTAAATACTTGCATATCTACCGATCGCCGAAACCGCGTTTTCGAAACGCAAGTAGGATATGTTCTAGGCATACTAAatattaaatatcggcacggGTATCAATTGTCTTGCGTAGTAAAAAATGccgtttcatttattttacaattttcccTTCCTCTCGCTCTATCGCACTTTCTATAATTCTCATTGAAATGTCAGGACGTACCACGGGCCTGCATCTTTAATTGTGAAATTGTTGAACTTTTGCTTCGGCGAGTTTTATTTCGAAGGTGCGAGAAATTGCAAATGACATTACagtgattttttgtttttttttttactttactttttttttaatcgaattcCGATCTACCTTGGCAAATATTCGTGACGACTAGTGAATCGTCACTACGCATGGTAACGAGAGCTGGTTTGTTACGTCCCGGCGCTGTAAGAATTTCGTCGTACTTTGAGCGAGAATATGTACATAATAGGTATTATTATAGCGTCTAGTGACCGCGTTTGGTGTTGCGAGCCATGCTCGTGTCCGTTCCGTTGTCGAGAGTAGGTTTCGGGATGACGCCATGTGGAAAGACGAGCTGCAGAAGCTTCGCAGTTCTCCGGTGGTCAGTGTGACGTGattaattttgttaattaCGGGTTTCAAAGCTCATCGTGCTTCGGACCGCTGAATTCGTCGTGGGAGATGAAGCCGTTCTTATCGCTATCCTCGTGCTGGAATATCTCCTCGACGAGTTTGTCGTGGTCGGCGAGCATTTTCTTTACTTCGTCGCTCTCACTGGCACTGCCCTGCTCCGCCTCGATCATTTGCTTCCTCAAATACTCGCTAACCTGAAACAATAGTATCGAAAAGGCATAGTCAGATATCTAGTCATCGGCTTTGGACAATCGTTTAAGTTAACATTGAGAATATAAGCGACTTGGTGACCAGCGAACTCTAAACAACTGGGGTGAAAAATGTCACGTAATGCAACCCCATTGAGGTGTACGATCACGTGTGAGCAAGTTTCGATGAACAATAAGCTGCTCGTCAAACCTAGGTTTTTGTAAGTCAAACATTATGCGTATAAAAAGTATTATTTTTGACACTCAGGCACGAAATATCTGATAAAAGATATACAAATCCACCCGAGTAGTAAGAATTGACATGGAAATACGTGCCGTATAAAAGTTGGTGCCGTTAAAAAACcggaatttttcttcaatctcTACTCATTACGAGGCACATCtataacgaatttttttgttcaaaaaatacttaaaaaaGGCTATAGGTTCGCGAATGAGAAATAGGAGTGAACCcggattaaattttttgtttcaaatgtGAATGTAATAACGGTAGAATTTCGTACTGTCATTTTTGGTGGTTGTGCAGACTCACTTTAGTTGGTCCAAAGCCACGTTACTCAAGTCGACTGAAACTGTCGttcgaataaaagaaataaataaaaaaataaaaagaacatGTGAAGTTCTTCCACCATCAGGTTAAATAAttgcatataaatataatagccAACACCGTAGTCCCCAAAATAATGGGAAATGATCTTGCCATTGTTCTCACCTCCTCGCGGGACAGTTGGTTGTCTTTGTTGGCATCGATTTCTTTGAAGACATTAGTCGTTGGCGGTGAATCGCTGATGTCGATCAACTCAACGTCAAATAATAGCACCGCACCTGgagtgaaaatgaaagaaaataacgatATCAGATACCCCGTTTGATTCGCTACGCTGTTTCAATAAGGTTTTACATTAATTATCCATCATCTTTGATCCTTGGTGCCAGTCAGTTATCTATAGTGATTTGCGCAATTTCAACCAAGTGCTCGATAGGAATTCGTTCCGCGCAGAGTAACTTTCGGCTCCAAAGTTATAATATACGATCGTTTTGGATAATTGCCGAAAATTGTAGTCTCGCGTGTATCAAATAGATGCCAAGCGATTAATTCCCCAAGCTATACATGACAATGAACAAATCGCACGAGGATATCGTTGACAATGTACATGAGCTCTATTCGCGTAGGCAAACGCCGGTAAATTATAATGGTTAGTAATTGCCCGTAGAAATAAACGTTATTGGTACTTTGGGAAGCTACTCGAAGATACGTTCCGACGATGTGGTCTATAATTCAAATTCGATCACCGCGTCTTTCGCTATCATCACCGATGTAGTCGATAAGAATCAGCATCGTACGAAATTCACTGTTCTAGGCAGATAATCGCCTGCATACCAAAAGTGAATGCACTTATATTTTCGATGTTTATTCGAAACTTCAATTATTTAGCTGAATTACGGACACGACTTGAGCACGTTCGTATAGTGCGTTTTAGGCCGAGTTAGATGACACATGCTTAAAAGCCTGGgcaatacgaaaaaaaaaaaattggagaatgCTCACCTCCAGGGATAACGTTTCCAGCTCCTTGGTCACCGTATCCCATGTCTGGCGGGATCGTCAGTTTCCTCTTTTCGCCGACGCACATATTCTCGAGTCCTTGATCCCAGCCTTTGATCACCTGGCCAACGCCTAGCTGGAAGGTGAAGGGTTGGTCCCTGTCCAagctgaaacaaaaaaaaaaaagagagcgCCTCGCGTTAGAAAAATACGTCAAGTTcgtcaaacaatttttcattgaaatatcTATCCGTTTATCATAACAACAGGCGTGActggtataaaaattgattaatcTCAAATATTTGGCACGTATGCTTGAGGCGCCGGATTCCGACAAGCTGTCAAATGTATTGTAGGTGCGTctttaaaaaatgtacgtaAAATATTGCAGCGAGATGATTTTGCCGTTACGCCGCGGGTTACCGCATGTGGACCTCGGAGCACATTTCACGCCGAGTGAAATTCCGACTGGCAAATTAAAACCTTGCCTGCAGACCACGACCCTCTCTAAAGATCAGCGTTACGTTAATTCAGTCATGGAGCTCTGACAACGTTGAAGCGGGGTACTCGAATTAGCCGTTTGCAAGCCTCGTCGATTCGTCGTCGGTTCAGAGTAGGGCGTCGAGAGCGATCCTTGGCGCGTCGGATGTAACCTCATCCAGTATCGTTTGACGGCCGGAGTCTCAGGCGGCGCAGGGTCGAGACGAACGCCTATACTTAACGTACATACAGTATGCATGCGCGCGTACATGTGCCGACGACATGGTACCGTGTACTTGCCAGAGACCGAAACGGATATATGCACTCGGAAGTATTTCACTTCGGGAGGGttgaatttattgttattgcaGCACCGCGCCTCACGATGCCTTGCTAAATGCATTGTGTTGACAGGTGCGTGCTGACAGAAAATCACACGCACCGAATATCACGAGAAGAAAATTGTCTACGAACGAATCAATTTCAACCGAATTTAAGATGGGGTAAAAGTATTTACCAGCTCTATCGTTGTTACTTTCCCAATTTGtgaaaatgtttaattttttttctacgtgtGGCTCAAGAAAttacgataaaaattaaaaatgcatTTTCCATGCCGAATAGGCGGGGAGCACGAATAAACATTCGTTTATATATCTGGTTAAGATTGAAAACAGCCGCAAGATTGTGAATCGTGAACTCCTCGAGTTTCGAGTGAGCGAATCGGCGGCTATGGCTGCAGGGTCCGCGCGGCCTTTGATCGTGTCACGTATTCTTGTCCTGTCTGCATACAATTCCCTATCGCCCACTACCAAGCCTTGAAAGCAAAGCATACAGGCGTCATCCCCTTTTACGAGGAGGAAAGTCAATATCGGGAACGAGGAGCAGGGTCACGATGTGGACACCCAAGTCTCTTATACTTTGTTTCTTGGCGACAAGTCACAGGACACGTGTCTCGCAGGTTTCGAAAATGGAACGGATGAACCGCGTGTGTAAGCTGACACAGAGCGAAGTATAAAGGATTCGCTGCGGCGCGGCGGCTGATGTATTTACACGACTGGCCTAACATTTTACTGTAAATGTTATATCATTCGATAGGAAAGTCGCTGGAACAATAATAGGTAATTTTAGTTATCCGGTGAAAAGCTTTAGTTGTTTGAATTAGGTGAAAATCGCGCGAAGAATATGATCCTCGAGATGATTCTTAAATCGACTTATCGTTAGATCCACCATCTAACTGGCCTCCTTGGCCGAGGATATTCGAtatcgattattgcgtattaATGCGATTTGTTGCGATGCAAGTGACAAGACAAAGTGCAAGCAGGAAACCTTTCTGGAGCCTTCGATAGTAAACTAATTATCGGGTTATTGCGTACGAAGTAGCCTCTCGGGCACTATTCGTTCGCCTGCTATGGCAGTATCAATTAAGATGCGATACCGTGGTACGGTAACgctattcaattattcaatcaaCGGGGTGTTTTACGGCTACCCGGAGATTCTTAACTTGGGTCTTTCCAGCTATTGGTCTAGAGTTCATGTTTACTTAAAACACTCCGTCGTCCGCGTTTCGAAAAGAGTGCCAGAGCTCGTGCGCCTATGGTCTTGTCTCGTTTCTCAGTAATATTTACCAGCCACCGTGTAGCATTTTACCAACGACGACCGGAAATTATTTCACGGCTCGATCGAGTGGCAGAACGCGTTTTCAGGTTTtatcttttccttctttcccaGGAGGCAAAGACAATTGCTGCGGGACAAGTCTCGCgggggtgtaaaaaattaaaaactgacTTCACCGGAGTAGAATCTACAGGGGTACGACGCTGTATAGGTATCCGTATATTTTGCATGTATATTCATGTACGCGGGTGTCGGCCCGACTCCGTACTTATGTACGTGtctttatatgtatatacatacaatatacataaatatacacgGGGAAAGGCTGCGCCGGACTCCCTGGAATGGGATTTAGGGCAGGCGGGGGATACGGCGATGGTGGAAGAGATGCTGGTTCCTACAAAGACGGCAGGGGTGGGCGGGTGAAACTTTTGTGTCATAGGGAGGTTTTAAATATTCAAGAGATACCGGTGGGAGAAGGTTGAATATAGCCGGGCGCTGATGTGGGTCCTGGACTTGTATTTGTCCCGCGGGAAAACGGTGGTAGGCTGTCCTTGCAATGGTTAGAAGAACTTTCATACTTTCGCCAGCTAAGATCGCAATTCTGGCATACAAGAGGATCAAACCCTCGCTTCGATCTTCAATCCCCGTCGCAAGAACGAACTTTTTGCTcgctcgcctcgcctcgccttcCAGACGATTTCGCAAAAGGTGGTGTTTGCGTGAGACTTGCGCTCGATCGTAGCCTGAGGCAGGCCTCGTTATATTcgatctaattttttttctctccaagcCAAATATAGTCGACCCAAATTTCCAGTCTCGTTTGGCCTGAGTACACGGCTAccgaaattgaaacaaatctTCGTGGAATTTCGTTAGTAATCGTACAGCAAGAAGCAACATCGACCTTGTACGTTTCATCACACCTCCTCCTATACGATGTAGGGACAACGTGTTATGTCGCAATTCCTCGTTCGCAGGAACAACTTTGAACCAATCGGCCTTCGCCACGGGCTTGACGAGACGAATTACCTTATCTCTTGCGAACGAGTCAATAATGTTTCGGTAAACCTGGTGCGGGAGAGTGAGGTTTTTTGTAGTGTTATCGTTGTGCCCGACgataaaaagttttctcacTTCGGTCTTATCAATTGGCAATTACACGCTGAACAACGTTCTCGATGCCAGTGCCTTTTATTCTTCGAAACGTTTGAGAAGGGGTCTTCCACGTACTTCCGTGCAGGGCCTTGGAGTTTTGTTCGAGTTAATTCCAAAGAGGTGTGCAGTGATAGTGACACAGTCAGTGGTACAACCTTAGTGTATCGATAGTCAAGGGTCACCGGTATGTTCTGCAATTTCGTTCACACAGACTTTTGAGTAACAAGAACCATTTGAGCCGCAACTAAGATTTGGATTCGTTCTCGATAGCCACCAAGGTATGCGAAATATctatgaaatttatatttgtatttataaaattttcctaTTTGAGAACGCGATTTCCACGTACATACCGGTGGTGTTCCATTTCATTTTAGTTTAGTTATTTTCAGTATCAAAGGTGATATGCAtactaatttttataaattgataGGAGATAGAAGGGATTAGGATAGAAAAAGTTTTGCCTAGGAATGGCTCAACCCGTTCCCTACCGAAcacagaaaaaattaacatatCAAAGAACTCCccgttatttaaatttattcgcGAGAATACTTCGTACCCTGTGCGCACTTTTCGGCTGCCTAACCTCTTTACATAACTGTATCCGAATCCACATAAAGATACTGACATGTATATGTGCATGTAAATGTATCAATATCCGcataatacaaaatttttgtacaagcACGCCGAACGTGCACCGAGTAAGTGACTGCTCATTTTCCAGTGAATAGAATTTGGTATTTCTGCGGCACAGAATATTTTCTCAATGCTCTTTCGCAAGATTTTGCCCATTGAAAATGGGTTTGAACATTTCTACCAAAACTTTctcgattttaaaaattcttcaggCAGTAACATGTTGACAccgttttatatttaattgcTGGTTAATACAACCAGAGGTGGTTGATATCGGTTGATCTGCGTGATATGGCATAACTGAAAGTACCGCAGACATCGATATACAATGACTATATAAACTGCATTAGTGATCCTACCCGAAGTTCACAGTTTGCGCATCTATATTATTTCGCCTGTGGGCAGCTGACAACAAATTGAACGACGCCAAAGGGAAAATTTACCGTGCCGGTAGCGGTACCAGGCCGTAGAGGAACAGGTAATGGCCACCGTAGGTCATTTGATGGTAAGGCTTGGCGGTTTACGTTCCGACCGTTAATTTATGTGCGGATTAGGTAATATGGCGGGTTAAAGAGGGTACCGACAGTCCGCAGGGGGGCGAGGGAGCGAAGTGGCCAGGAGGAGAGTATCACAGGAAAATACTTGACCGGCCTCAACATGACCGTTCCCGCAATTGGAATACCAGCGCGTTGTCAAATAttctataaataaaacatCGAGTCCCCGTATCAGGGGCCAAGTATACATTTCCGTGCCTCGGAGAGCTGTTTTCCCTGTCCCGACGGAGTAATATCTTTCGGGTAATTCATATAAAAAACATGCTCCCCTTTCCAACCTATTCCGCGGATAGCCGCCCTTTTCATTGCGATACCGGGGCCCAGCAGTATCTTTCAGCTTTGTGCACGGCCTTCTCCACCCTACGCAAGTATTAGCGCCCGTACAATACCGAGGATCAGGACGGTAAAGAGTCGTGTACGTGGTCTAGCTTTCTCTCCTGCAGTTTTCGACGAGGAGTCCAACGTCCAAGTTTCACGCGAGAGGGCCGTTCAACGTGCTTCAATCTTATTGCGAACTTGGCTAAGAACCCGACCGCGGAACACTGGATAGCGCGTGGTATAGCGTACACGGCTCTTAGTCTTACAGACTTAGACTAATTAATTTATGGACTCTATCCTTATCTCCTGCAGCAGGAGTTTCTCCCGACATGCATGCGCATACATTCCTGCCTGTGCTTTCTCACGTGAACCGACACTACGAACCTCGGGATGGATGCTGCTTCCCTTTACGGTATACGTGCAATCCTACACAAACGTATACACACCCATGCAGAGGCATAGATATCCGTGAATTTTGAACAAACCTTTAGCCATCGCTCGCCAGCCGTATTGCTACGTCGATCttgttttttacaatttcgaaCTTACCCAACTTTTTGCACAGCGTACCATACGCTCATCCTAATATCTGCGCTAGGATTTGATTAATAATACGTAAACAAAGCTAACAGTAGTTGTCAGATTTACGGCACTAATTTGCATCAAGTAATTAGTGATTTGTCAGGGTATAAGTGAAGACTGAATGCGAAATCACAATTTACTTTTGTCAAATTGCGTAATGTCGTATTTTTGCGAGTACACTATGCTAGTCTACGGAATCGTCCCGATCTGCTCATTTATGGTGAAGTTTTCCTAAATCATGTCATCCGAGGACATGAGGATCATTTTATAACGGCAACTTCGAAGTTCTGAATTCACGAGTCTGTTAGATTAATTCGATCGTTTTTCCTGTAACCTTGTTTGGGGAAATTATATTGTTAAGAAGATGCCCGGATTACATGTTCAGTTAGTACTTTGACCGCAAAACTGTTCCACTGTTGGGATCACACCGAGTCAGCAGCCTATTTCGCAAACTGTAAAGTTTTGTACTATTCATGAGCCAAGAGATAGAGACCTTCCAGAGTTAGAATAGATGCTGATTACTAACTATTGTTAATGAAAAGTCAAAAGACTATAATGAAACTGCTTAAAGGAGGTTCTGCAGGTGAGAGAAGATGACGCCTCGACCAGAACGTGGGGCACCATGCCGCCTCGCCCGGATTTCCCAAGTGAGGCGTATGTTACGCTACAAGCCAGCATGAAATATTCAGCGCTATCTGGTCGGAGCGCCGGTGCTCAGAACCCCTTTTCCTCCTCTGCCCATACGACCTGCACCGCTTCTGTAGCCTGTGCACATTATTTCATAATATAAGGTATATTTGCACGGCGAGCGACCGCATGGAAGCCACTTCTTCCGGATCACGAGATCGACTTTCAAATTTCCACCATCCGCAAATGTCGTTGTTTCGGTTTTAAAGAAGAACTGACGTATGCTGATTTGAAAGGACGCAGATAGGAGTGTCGAtttgttatgaaaaaaattcattttccccCGTATAAGATTATGGAATCTGAATAGAATCTCACATCCAGATTCTTCAGCTACTCGTTTCAGTACCATAGCTATTTCTGCAAACCGGAAAGATGGAATTGGCAATTGCGATAGACGGTATACGAGTAAAAGATGAAGTTGGGACGGTGAAACctttgaataattatgaacAACGGGATGAGTTCTATTTTACTTCCGGTTTCCCTATTTCCTTTTTCAGCCTATTACGGATACATGTATAATGAAAGAGCAGAGAGACCGCCATTAGTATGATTACATATTGAGGTGCGGTTGTTGGGAGAATCAACGTCGACCCAAACCGTTATTTTTACTAACTATTATGCGCTGTCTTCCATTCATGATCTAATTCAGTTAGTTGCCTACCGAATTAATAACTTTCGTGAAAGCTGAACGTTGACGAGATAGTGAGAAAATTCGATATACGTTTTGTATGTTGCCTGAGGTAAATatacaaaatgtaattttctacCGAATACGAACATTGACTCAGCCTAGTACTGAGATTTCAATCAGTATAGTATCGAGATGCGTGAGGCATAAGCGAAATTTGCAAAAAGCTGTGACGAGAACTTAGTTGACTACTGTTTATATTACACTGAAGAGCAACAAGTGTCGACGTCAACAGCTACGAAAGCTTCACTATCTGGTCAGTCAGCAGCTATCTTTAAAATCGTGAGGCTTGCGTCAGTTGTAAGTATGAGAAACATAATTCGAAGATTCATTGGAATCCAAGCACGCTTTTCAACGAACTGGAGTCTGAATACGGCCCAACACTCAATAACGTTGGAATAGTTGGGGGATAGTGGCCAGGCGTACCTACACTGGCTCATTCAATTCGGTAGCCTTGGACAGAGTTTTAACTCGTGCGATCAAAGGATCGCAAAGCAGCCAGAGAGGTATTAACGGACTAAATAACGCCTGTAATTAATTCAAAGTGCTGGTCGGGTGGATTTGAAAATCAAGTAGTAAATAACGTCTTGCCACGTGGTGATTATTGTTCTTCGAATTCGTTGATGATTCATTGATGAAGttgagaataataattcagAACGTCTGCAATATGTTTTCTAATTCTCGTCTCAACGACGTCATCTCCTACTTTGCTATAACCATTGCCCCCGCTGTCGCCACAGCCTGCACGCACGCCGTGTCGAGTAGATtactaattttaattaatatctgTTCGTAACAGAGGTACAAAGTTCGTTCGTAATTGGCTTCCGAGTACTTGCATTCAACAGTGACGgctaaattatattttataaaacaatGATACGATGTACTTTATTTGAAAGATATGCGAACTATATCGCGAGAGATCGGAAGGACAACTGGGGATTTACAAAAAATCGAGAGAATACAGAGTTGATATACATAGAAGATTTTGAGCAAGTCGCCAATACGTGAAACATACAGCTAATATGTTTTGAGTAgcgacacgggcaagcggcAAGATTTGAGGTTTGAGGTAAAGACGGACAGGTAAATATTACACGCGAGTATGAGTACCTATGTGAGCACGATTATAAATAGCAAAAGAAGTAAAAGGGCGATAATTAGGAGACAATACTTTGTTGAACACGACTTCGCTACTTTGCCGAAACAGTGTATCTTAGTTTTCGATGCTCTACAGATATACGAACTAGATCGAAATCGGATGGGAATAATTAGAAATGCCGTTAAGCACGAAGATCGTTCGTTTTTCAGAAATTCTGATTGCTCGCCGCGAGGTTCAGAAAGATGAGACAATAGTGATATAATTATCCGGGCTAAGGAGTGTTGACGGGAAGCAAAAGGTTTGTTAGTGACGTGCTGTCCGAGCGGAAAAGTTACGCttgattaaattcaatttctgtaCGCGAGCCTGATACAAATGACGTTCGATCGACGAGGACGACATGCACTTCGCCATAtcgttgtaaattttaataagaaaaaataaggttTCATGT includes the following:
- the LOC107227815 gene encoding FK506-binding protein 2 isoform X1; translated protein: MTCSTSLILALATCCVLAYFSTFSVEAAPDAFKVDTVYVPEVCTVKSKKGDQLTMHYTGTLKDGTKFDSSLDRDQPFTFQLGVGQVIKGWDQGLENMCVGEKRKLTIPPDMGYGDQGAGNVIPGGAVLLFDVELIDISDSPPTTNVFKEIDANKDNQLSREEVRTMVSEYLRKQMIEAEQGSASESDEVKKMLADHDKLVEEIFQHEDSDKNGFISHDEFSGPKHDEL
- the LOC107227815 gene encoding FK506-binding protein 2 isoform X2: MTCSTSLILALATCCVLAYFSTFSVEAAPDAFKVDTVYVPEVCTVKSKKGDQLTMHYTGTLKDGTKFDSSLDRDQPFTFQLGVGQVIKGWDQGLENMCVGEKRKLTIPPDMGYGDQGAGNVIPGGAVLLFDVELIDISDSPPTTNVFKEIDANKDNQLSREEVSEYLRKQMIEAEQGSASESDEVKKMLADHDKLVEEIFQHEDSDKNGFISHDEFSGPKHDEL